AGAAGCAACGTCAATACCACGGTACTCAGCAACAATAATGGATTGTGCATTCGCTACTTGAGCGGATACTTCCTCGATTACTGCCGCTTTCTCATTACGATTGAGACTCACGGTTTGAACACTCCATCTAAAGACGCGGCTGGGAACAGTTCCCAATTGCGTCAACCATATGCGGCGTACCTCTGGTCGAGCTCTGCTAAGAATTCTTCCATGGGACGCCGTCTACGCAGGATCCGGAAAACATCTCCGGTTTTAAGCAGCCGGGGCATCACAGGGTGATGATCAGGCCGCTCCAGCGGTCTTTGACAGCAATGCCTGATGCGCGATCAGGCACAGCCCAAAGTTCTGTTATCAGGCTGCCAGAGAGGCAACCTCGATTTTCGCTCCGCCACCCATTGTGGATGAAACGGCCAGCTTGCGCAGGTAAACGCCTTTTGACGTAGCCGGACGGGCTTTGTTCAGGGCGTCAACCAGTGCAGCCAGGTTTGACTGAAGCTTGTCGATGTCGAAAGATGCACGACCGATAGTGGCGTGAATAATACCTGCCTTGTCGGTACGGTACTGAACCTGACCGGCTTGGCATTCTTCACTGCAGTAGCGACGTCTGGCGTCACGGTGCCCACTTTAGGGTTAGGCATCAGGCCGCGTGGGCCCAGGATCTGACCCAGAGTACCGACGATACGCATTGTGTCAGGAGACGCAATGACGATGTCAAAGTTGAACTGGCCTGCCTTGATCTGGTCTGCCAGGTCTTCCATGCCAACGATATCGGCACCGGCAGCCTTGGCGGCCTCGGCTTTCTCGCCCTGGGCAAATACAGCCACGCGAACGGATTTACCTGTACCAGCAGGCAGCACAACAGAGCCGCGAACCAATTGGTCGGATTTCTTGGGATCAATACCCAGCTGAACGGCCACGTCGATAGACTCATCGAACTTGGCGGTTGCTGTTTCCTTGACCAGTGTCAGGGCTTCAGCAACAGGGTACAGCTTGTTACGATCGATTTTGGAAGCAATAGCTGCCGCGCGTTTGGATACTTTAGCCATTAGTTCACTCCTTCAACCGTAATACCCATGCTGCGGGCACTGCCGGCAATCGTACGTACTGCTGCGTCAAGATCGGCAGCGGTCAGGTCCGGTTCTTTTGTTTTTGCGATTTCTTCAGCCTGAGCACGTGTCAGCGTGCCAACTTTGTCCGTGTGCGGACGTGCTGAACCTTTCTGGATACCGGCGGCTTTCTTGATCAGAATCGTGGCCGGTGGCGTTTTCATGATAAATGTAAAAGATTTATCAGCAAACGCGGTAATCACAACAGGAATGGGCAGACCAGGTTCCATGCCTTGGGTTTTGGCATTGAAGGCCTTGCAGAATTCCATGATATTCAGGCCGCGCTGACCCAGCGCAGGACCGATTGGGGGTGATGGGTTGGCTTTTCCTGCAGGTACCTGCAGTTTGATAAAGCCGACGATTTTCTTCGCCATGCTATGCTCCTTACGGGTTCAATCGCAGCTTGCGCTGCTCCCCGGGGTTAATGAAAAAGAACGGCTCAGGTTTTTTCAACCTGGCTGAAATCCAGCTCAACAGGGGTGGCACGACCAAAAATGGTCACATTGACACGCACCTTGCTTTTCTCGTAATTGACTTCTTCCACGTTGCCATTGAAATCAGCAAACGGACCTTCCTTGACGCGCAGCATTTCGCCCACCTCAAAGAGGATTTTCGGACGGGGTTTCTCAACACCTTCTTCAATCTGCGAAAGAATTTTTTCCACTTCTTTCTCAGAGATAGGCGCCGGACGATTACCCGATCCACCCAGGAACCCGGTCACACGATTGGTGTTTTTGACCAGATGCCAGGTTTCGTCAGTCAGATCCATTTCAACCAGCACATAGCCAGGAAAGATCCGACGTTCAGTAATGGCTTTTTGCCCGCCACGCATTTCGATCACTTCC
Above is a window of Advenella kashmirensis WT001 DNA encoding:
- the rplK gene encoding 50S ribosomal protein L11 produces the protein MAKKIVGFIKLQVPAGKANPSPPIGPALGQRGLNIMEFCKAFNAKTQGMEPGLPIPVVITAFADKSFTFIMKTPPATILIKKAAGIQKGSARPHTDKVGTLTRAQAEEIAKTKEPDLTAADLDAAVRTIAGSARSMGITVEGVN
- the nusG gene encoding transcription termination/antitermination protein NusG; protein product: MSKRWYVVHVFSGMEKSVHKALLERIERAGLQTSFGRILVPSEEVIEMRGGQKAITERRIFPGYVLVEMDLTDETWHLVKNTNRVTGFLGGSGNRPAPISEKEVEKILSQIEEGVEKPRPKILFEVGEMLRVKEGPFADFNGNVEEVNYEKSKVRVNVTIFGRATPVELDFSQVEKT